One window from the genome of Hippoglossus hippoglossus isolate fHipHip1 chromosome 6, fHipHip1.pri, whole genome shotgun sequence encodes:
- the cracr2aa gene encoding ras and EF-hand domain-containing protein homolog isoform X2 has product MAAFTVPSTTASTKTTAAARTASRQRQGGSGESKDMGQNTFLEKTHEFFQMCDVENKGFITRRDMQRLNGEHPLSAEELENVFDTLDSDGNGYLTHDEFSSGFSEFLFGQRVSVEEDMGEHNPGKSSPEVLYQTQWEESLTRGDDDEEEKHFCMLMENLGANSVFEDPAEVRGLWAQLRRDEPHLLSNFEDFLSRVTSQIKDANQDKREMESALERKAATHDDEIRRLYEEMEQQIKNEKDRIVLQDYERFLSLSQDLELQLSGKEKELEHLFQKQGGLERQCKDLHSEQHVTKVENVKLKQTNDELARELGHTTQELSLAQEQLGFLQEQSTRLHEEKEMEIYRLTEGLQRDRASLLKQLDLLREMNKHLRDERDICYQNPKHHNTPAGYKQRPLIGVVKQMNTNVFNSGDEEELTSSSVRPNLTNGSYQPSCPAEKRGHLRRIISIEEDHLPHLLLNDCQAQTPLHECNEGEEAFDNEENIDLVMSDIDPCASPAQQQQQQQPGNMDERDTPTSPRGQPVGKETSVNEEGGLSPPDRLFKIVLVGNSSVGKTSLLQRFCDNCFNPGNCATVGIDYSVKTIAVDSSRVALQMWDTAGQERFRSITKQFFRKADGVVVMYDITAQQSFTAVRQWLTSVKEGAGEDIPILLLGNKTDKEIERQVQKGLGERLAKDCQMAFYECSACSGHNVLESMVHLARILKEQEDREKVKTVELLGSQSAKSKSCC; this is encoded by the exons ATGGCGGCTTTTACTGTTCCCAGTACCACCGCCAGCACCAAGACCACCGCTGCAGCCAGGACAGCAAGCAGGCAAAGGCAAGGAGGCAGCGGGGAGAGTAAAGACATGGGACAAAACACCTTTCTGGAGAAGACCCATGAGTTTTTCCAGATGTGTGACGTCGAGAACAAGGGCTTCATCACCCGGCGCGACATGCAG AGGCTGAACGGCGAACACCCTCTCAgtgcagaggagctggagaacgTGTTCGATACCCTCGATTCCGACGGCAACGGATACCTTACCCACGACGAGTTCTCCTCAGGCTTTA gcGAGTTTTTGTTTGGCCAGAGGGTTTCTGTAGAGGAAGACATGGGGGAGCATAACCCCGGTAAGAGTTCACCAGAGGTCCTGTACCAGACGCAGTGGGAGGAGAGCCTGACGAGAGGAGAcgacgatgaggaggagaaacacttCTGCATGCTAATGGAGAACCTCGGAGCCAACAGTGTTTTTGAAGA TCCTGCTGAGGTGCGCGGTCTGTGGGCTCAGCTGCGTCGGGATGAACCACATCTTTTATCCAATTTTGAGGACTTCTTATCCAGAGTGACGTCCCAGATAAAAGACGCCAACCAGGAcaagagggagatggagagcgCTCTTGAAAG AAAAGCAGCAACACATGACGATGAGATAAGACGCCTGTACGAGGAAATGGAGCAgcaaatcaaaaatgaaaaagacaggATCGTGCTGCAG GACTACGAGCGGTTTCTGTCTCTGAGTCAAgacctggagctgcagctgtccGGTAAAGAGAAAGAGTTGGAGCATCTCTTCCAGAAACAGGGAGGG CTGGAGCGTCAGTGCAAAGACCTCCACAGCGAACAACACGTGACCAAAGTGGAGAACGTGAAGCTGAAGCAGACAAACGACGAGTTGGCGCGGGAGCTGGGTCACACCACCCAGGAGCTGAGCCTGGCCCAGGAGCAGCTGGGTTTCCTGCAGGAGCAGTCCACACGGCTCCACGAGGAGAAGGAGAT GGAAATCTACAGACTGACTGAGggactgcagagagacagagcgagtcTCCTCAAACAACTGGACCTGCTGAG GGAAATGAACAAACATTTACGAGATGAAAGGGACATTTGCTATCAG AATCCAAAGCATCACAACACGCCAGCAGGTTATAAGCAGAGGCCACTAATCGGTGTTGtcaaacaaatgaacacaaacgTCTTCAATAG tggggatgaggaggagctgacGTCCAGCTCTGTGAGGCCGAATCTAACCAATGGCTCCTATCAGCCGTCCTGCCCAGCGGAGAAGAGAGGTCACCTCCGGAGGATCATCTCCATTGAGGAGGACCACCTCCCACACTTGCTCCTGAATGACTGTCAAGCACAAACTCCTCTTCATGAGTGtaatgaaggagaggaggctTTCGACAACGAGGAGAATATTGACTTGGTGATGAGTGATATTGATCCGTGTGCGTCTCctgcccagcagcagcagcagcagcagccgggaAATATGGATGAAAGAGATACTCCCACTTCTCCAAGGGGTCAGCCTGTTGGCAAGGAGACCAGTGTAAAT GAGGAAGGTGGCCTCTCGCCTCCGGACCGCCTCTTCAAGATCGTCCTGGTGGGGAACTCGAGTGTGGGAAAGACCTCCCTCCTTCAGCGGTTTTGTGACAACTGCTTCAACCCGGGCAACTGTGCCACTGTGG GTATAGACTACAGTGTAAAGACAATAGCAGTGGACAGCAGCCGGGTGGCGCTGCAGATGTGGGATACAGCAGGACAGGAGAG gtttcGAAGCATCACCAAACAGTTCTTTCGAAAGGCTGACGGCGTGGTTGTGATGTACGACATCACAGCACAGCAGAGCTTCACTGCTGTCAGACAGTGGCTGACGAGCGTAAAG GAAGGAGCTGGGGAGGACATTCCCATCCTGCTTCtgggaaacaaaacagacaaggAGATTGAGAGACAAGTTCAGAAAGGTCTGGGTGAAAGACTGGCCAAG GACTGCCAAATGGCTTTCTATGAGTGCAGCGCCTGCTCAGGACACAATGTGTTGGAGTCCATGGTTCATTTAGCCAG AATTCTGAAGGAgcaagaagacagagagaaggtgaAGACGGTGGAGCTGCTCGGCAGCCAATCAGCGAAGAGCAAATCTTGCTGCTaa
- the cracr2aa gene encoding ras and EF-hand domain-containing protein homolog isoform X1, which yields MAAFTVPSTTASTKTTAAARTASRQRQGGSGESKDMGQNTFLEKTHEFFQMCDVENKGFITRRDMQRLNGEHPLSAEELENVFDTLDSDGNGYLTHDEFSSGFSEFLFGQRVSVEEDMGEHNPGKSSPEVLYQTQWEESLTRGDDDEEEKHFCMLMENLGANSVFEDPAEVRGLWAQLRRDEPHLLSNFEDFLSRVTSQIKDANQDKREMESALERKAATHDDEIRRLYEEMEQQIKNEKDRIVLQDYERFLSLSQDLELQLSGKEKELEHLFQKQGGLERQCKDLHSEQHVTKVENVKLKQTNDELARELGHTTQELSLAQEQLGFLQEQSTRLHEEKEMEIYRLTEGLQRDRASLLKQLDLLREMNKHLRDERDICYQNPKHHNTPAGYKQRPLIGVVKQMNTNVFNSSGDEEELTSSSVRPNLTNGSYQPSCPAEKRGHLRRIISIEEDHLPHLLLNDCQAQTPLHECNEGEEAFDNEENIDLVMSDIDPCASPAQQQQQQQPGNMDERDTPTSPRGQPVGKETSVNEEGGLSPPDRLFKIVLVGNSSVGKTSLLQRFCDNCFNPGNCATVGIDYSVKTIAVDSSRVALQMWDTAGQERFRSITKQFFRKADGVVVMYDITAQQSFTAVRQWLTSVKEGAGEDIPILLLGNKTDKEIERQVQKGLGERLAKDCQMAFYECSACSGHNVLESMVHLARILKEQEDREKVKTVELLGSQSAKSKSCC from the exons ATGGCGGCTTTTACTGTTCCCAGTACCACCGCCAGCACCAAGACCACCGCTGCAGCCAGGACAGCAAGCAGGCAAAGGCAAGGAGGCAGCGGGGAGAGTAAAGACATGGGACAAAACACCTTTCTGGAGAAGACCCATGAGTTTTTCCAGATGTGTGACGTCGAGAACAAGGGCTTCATCACCCGGCGCGACATGCAG AGGCTGAACGGCGAACACCCTCTCAgtgcagaggagctggagaacgTGTTCGATACCCTCGATTCCGACGGCAACGGATACCTTACCCACGACGAGTTCTCCTCAGGCTTTA gcGAGTTTTTGTTTGGCCAGAGGGTTTCTGTAGAGGAAGACATGGGGGAGCATAACCCCGGTAAGAGTTCACCAGAGGTCCTGTACCAGACGCAGTGGGAGGAGAGCCTGACGAGAGGAGAcgacgatgaggaggagaaacacttCTGCATGCTAATGGAGAACCTCGGAGCCAACAGTGTTTTTGAAGA TCCTGCTGAGGTGCGCGGTCTGTGGGCTCAGCTGCGTCGGGATGAACCACATCTTTTATCCAATTTTGAGGACTTCTTATCCAGAGTGACGTCCCAGATAAAAGACGCCAACCAGGAcaagagggagatggagagcgCTCTTGAAAG AAAAGCAGCAACACATGACGATGAGATAAGACGCCTGTACGAGGAAATGGAGCAgcaaatcaaaaatgaaaaagacaggATCGTGCTGCAG GACTACGAGCGGTTTCTGTCTCTGAGTCAAgacctggagctgcagctgtccGGTAAAGAGAAAGAGTTGGAGCATCTCTTCCAGAAACAGGGAGGG CTGGAGCGTCAGTGCAAAGACCTCCACAGCGAACAACACGTGACCAAAGTGGAGAACGTGAAGCTGAAGCAGACAAACGACGAGTTGGCGCGGGAGCTGGGTCACACCACCCAGGAGCTGAGCCTGGCCCAGGAGCAGCTGGGTTTCCTGCAGGAGCAGTCCACACGGCTCCACGAGGAGAAGGAGAT GGAAATCTACAGACTGACTGAGggactgcagagagacagagcgagtcTCCTCAAACAACTGGACCTGCTGAG GGAAATGAACAAACATTTACGAGATGAAAGGGACATTTGCTATCAG AATCCAAAGCATCACAACACGCCAGCAGGTTATAAGCAGAGGCCACTAATCGGTGTTGtcaaacaaatgaacacaaacgTCTTCAATAG CAgtggggatgaggaggagctgacGTCCAGCTCTGTGAGGCCGAATCTAACCAATGGCTCCTATCAGCCGTCCTGCCCAGCGGAGAAGAGAGGTCACCTCCGGAGGATCATCTCCATTGAGGAGGACCACCTCCCACACTTGCTCCTGAATGACTGTCAAGCACAAACTCCTCTTCATGAGTGtaatgaaggagaggaggctTTCGACAACGAGGAGAATATTGACTTGGTGATGAGTGATATTGATCCGTGTGCGTCTCctgcccagcagcagcagcagcagcagccgggaAATATGGATGAAAGAGATACTCCCACTTCTCCAAGGGGTCAGCCTGTTGGCAAGGAGACCAGTGTAAAT GAGGAAGGTGGCCTCTCGCCTCCGGACCGCCTCTTCAAGATCGTCCTGGTGGGGAACTCGAGTGTGGGAAAGACCTCCCTCCTTCAGCGGTTTTGTGACAACTGCTTCAACCCGGGCAACTGTGCCACTGTGG GTATAGACTACAGTGTAAAGACAATAGCAGTGGACAGCAGCCGGGTGGCGCTGCAGATGTGGGATACAGCAGGACAGGAGAG gtttcGAAGCATCACCAAACAGTTCTTTCGAAAGGCTGACGGCGTGGTTGTGATGTACGACATCACAGCACAGCAGAGCTTCACTGCTGTCAGACAGTGGCTGACGAGCGTAAAG GAAGGAGCTGGGGAGGACATTCCCATCCTGCTTCtgggaaacaaaacagacaaggAGATTGAGAGACAAGTTCAGAAAGGTCTGGGTGAAAGACTGGCCAAG GACTGCCAAATGGCTTTCTATGAGTGCAGCGCCTGCTCAGGACACAATGTGTTGGAGTCCATGGTTCATTTAGCCAG AATTCTGAAGGAgcaagaagacagagagaaggtgaAGACGGTGGAGCTGCTCGGCAGCCAATCAGCGAAGAGCAAATCTTGCTGCTaa